In Bacillus solimangrovi, a single genomic region encodes these proteins:
- a CDS encoding aspartate/glutamate racemase family protein, with amino-acid sequence MIGILAGMGPKSTGPFIDNVVEQCQKIYGAKVDLDFPQMMIYSCPTPFFIDKPIDHEEMEQSIINGAKRLESTGVDFIAMPCNTAHLYFDKLEEALTVPILNIVEETINAMPQSCKKVALLGTEPTVQSQIYQNAFLECGIVYISRTTWQMSVNEIISTIKLGNVQEAQQLWNELCAELSETVDTVVVACTDLNVVLTNQWDKITFVDSADCLAQALVKKYLSKSNYSSVSLTD; translated from the coding sequence ATGATTGGAATATTGGCAGGGATGGGACCAAAATCTACTGGTCCATTCATTGATAATGTAGTCGAGCAGTGTCAAAAAATATACGGTGCGAAGGTTGATCTTGATTTTCCACAAATGATGATTTATTCGTGTCCAACACCTTTTTTTATTGATAAACCGATCGATCATGAAGAGATGGAACAATCCATTATAAACGGCGCAAAAAGACTTGAAAGCACTGGTGTAGACTTTATCGCTATGCCATGCAATACAGCACATCTATACTTTGATAAATTAGAAGAAGCACTTACTGTTCCGATACTGAACATTGTTGAAGAGACGATTAACGCAATGCCTCAATCATGTAAAAAGGTAGCTTTGTTAGGAACAGAGCCGACTGTACAATCTCAAATCTATCAGAATGCTTTCTTGGAATGTGGAATCGTTTATATTAGTAGAACAACTTGGCAAATGAGTGTAAATGAAATCATCTCAACTATTAAGTTAGGAAATGTACAAGAAGCACAACAATTATGGAATGAGTTATGTGCAGAGTTAAGTGAGACTGTAGATACTGTTGTTGTAGCATGTACAGATTTAAATGTCGTCTTAACAAATCAATGGGACAAGATAACGTTTGTCGATTCTGCTGACTGCTTAGCACAAGCACTTGTTAAAAAGTATCTATCAAAATCAAATTACTCATCGGTAAGTTTGACTGATTAG
- a CDS encoding YunG family protein, translated as MVHIKQIHFEQLKEALVNSWSLQSSSKWSVDNRAKGQCGVTALIVNDRLGGEILKTKVHDSWHYYNQINGQRYDFTASQFREQIDYMDISSNRNEAFSDTNEHQYEYLKQAVQKYYTSEIE; from the coding sequence ATGGTTCACATAAAACAAATCCATTTTGAACAATTAAAAGAAGCATTAGTTAACTCATGGTCGTTACAATCAAGTTCAAAGTGGAGTGTAGATAACCGTGCAAAAGGACAATGTGGGGTAACGGCTCTAATTGTAAATGATCGATTAGGTGGCGAAATATTAAAAACAAAGGTACATGACTCATGGCATTATTATAATCAAATTAATGGACAACGTTATGATTTTACTGCCTCTCAATTTCGAGAACAGATTGACTATATGGATATTTCATCAAATAGAAATGAAGCATTTTCAGACACAAATGAGCACCAATATGAATATTTGAAACAAGCTGTACAAAAATATTACACGAGCGAAATTGAATAA
- a CDS encoding citrate synthase/methylcitrate synthase, which produces MFHEGLKGVVAARTKISHIDGHEGILIYRGYKIGELTMSFSFEEVAYLLWYGHLPSEEELKHLKHELVKHRHLTPTLKMVIDTLPVEMDMMSVLRTAISAEGTNKYGWKPSISQAIKLTAIVPTIIAYRNSKVNNTSYTVPNNELDHIENYLYMLTGNKPSKAVVDALETYMILTLEHGMNASAFSARVTASTQSDLVSAITSAIGTMKGPLHGGAPSGVIDLLNEIGTIDHAEEVVRTKLEHGERIMGFGHRVYKTHDPRAVAIREKLLQSKGKDHSLDLALHVENIAIELLNELKPGRSLYTNVEFYAAAIMKSINLQPELFTPTFTASRVVGWTAHVLEQAENNTIYRPKSQYIGNLDI; this is translated from the coding sequence ATGTTTCATGAAGGGTTGAAAGGTGTTGTAGCAGCACGAACAAAAATTAGCCATATTGATGGACATGAAGGTATTCTTATCTACCGTGGGTACAAAATTGGAGAACTAACTATGAGTTTTTCATTTGAGGAAGTTGCTTACTTGCTTTGGTATGGTCATTTGCCATCTGAAGAAGAACTCAAACATTTAAAACATGAATTAGTAAAGCATCGTCATTTGACTCCTACACTCAAAATGGTTATCGACACATTGCCTGTAGAAATGGATATGATGAGTGTATTAAGAACAGCCATTTCAGCTGAAGGAACAAATAAATATGGATGGAAGCCTTCGATTAGTCAAGCGATCAAGTTAACTGCGATAGTTCCTACGATCATTGCATATCGGAATAGTAAAGTTAACAATACTTCGTATACTGTACCTAACAATGAACTAGACCATATTGAGAATTATTTATATATGTTAACGGGAAACAAGCCATCAAAAGCTGTAGTGGACGCATTAGAAACGTACATGATCTTGACTCTTGAACATGGAATGAACGCATCTGCTTTTTCTGCTAGAGTTACTGCTTCTACACAATCTGATTTAGTATCAGCCATTACTTCTGCAATTGGCACGATGAAAGGTCCTTTACATGGTGGTGCACCTTCAGGAGTAATCGACTTACTGAATGAGATCGGTACGATTGATCATGCAGAGGAAGTTGTTCGTACGAAATTGGAACATGGAGAAAGAATTATGGGTTTTGGTCACCGAGTATATAAAACACATGACCCTCGAGCAGTTGCGATAAGAGAGAAGCTATTGCAATCTAAAGGAAAAGATCACTCACTTGATCTTGCCTTACATGTGGAAAACATAGCTATAGAACTATTAAATGAATTAAAGCCAGGTCGATCACTATATACAAATGTTGAATTTTATGCAGCGGCTATTATGAAATCAATTAACCTTCAACCAGAGCTATTCACCCCAACTTTTACTGCAAGCCGCGTTGTTGGGTGGACTGCACATGTTTTAGAACAGGCTGAAAATAACACAATTTACAGACCTAAGTCACAATATATCGGAAATCTAGACATTTAA
- a CDS encoding LysR family transcriptional regulator, translated as MELNWLKTFITASELGNFRKAAEQLYISQPSVTVHIKQLEKELGILLFEREGKKIKLTESGRFFLKHAQKVIKLYEEGISELQSLDQGYTSKLTIAISPLIADNILPFVLKQYLKKHPQVEISVQIIESADIEKAVLEEKVDIGLSCLPTFNPQLVNTLLYTDKVILVAPHDGRDFESAPPLDEEELLTSNYLLTHNHPAYWDELCNTIKRFYPSTRMMKVSQTHITKRFIVEGLGVSYLPSSTVRRELLEGRLLDVETKSFKLPEAKTYAITKYSHKEQKEFLNFLSQFRL; from the coding sequence TTGGAACTTAATTGGTTAAAAACATTTATAACGGCCTCAGAGCTTGGAAATTTTAGAAAAGCAGCTGAACAACTTTACATTTCACAGCCATCTGTAACAGTACATATTAAACAGCTAGAAAAGGAATTAGGCATACTATTGTTTGAAAGAGAGGGAAAAAAGATAAAGCTTACTGAGTCAGGAAGGTTTTTCTTAAAACATGCTCAAAAAGTAATCAAACTTTATGAAGAGGGAATATCAGAACTACAGTCATTAGATCAAGGTTATACATCAAAACTAACGATAGCAATTTCACCATTAATTGCTGACAATATACTTCCTTTTGTTTTAAAACAGTATTTGAAAAAACATCCACAAGTTGAAATATCCGTCCAAATCATTGAATCGGCCGATATTGAAAAAGCAGTACTAGAAGAAAAGGTTGATATCGGATTATCATGCCTTCCAACCTTCAATCCTCAACTTGTAAATACACTCTTATACACAGACAAAGTTATATTAGTCGCTCCTCATGATGGAAGAGATTTTGAATCAGCACCTCCGTTAGATGAGGAAGAACTATTGACCTCCAACTATTTGTTAACACATAATCACCCTGCTTATTGGGATGAATTATGTAATACGATAAAACGGTTCTATCCATCTACTCGAATGATGAAAGTTTCGCAAACTCACATTACGAAACGGTTTATTGTAGAAGGTTTAGGAGTGTCTTACCTACCTTCCTCCACAGTAAGAAGAGAGCTACTTGAAGGAAGACTATTAGATGTTGAAACAAAATCTTTTAAACTGCCAGAAGCAAAAACGTACGCAATTACTAAATATTCACATAAAGAACAGAAGGAATTCTTGAATTTCCTGTCTCAGTTTAGATTATAG
- a CDS encoding CGNR zinc finger domain-containing protein, with amino-acid sequence MNNQAEVTHILSYLNTWEIPNKERIPRDHLLTHQDVTDYAYDTIGMKRNTDDFKDVIQLRDELREMIDSKNVDSLNKWVQKREIHFHVTTKDTKPYYDLSFCSNEDSLVNNMIIYMLVVIRNGVFHRIKICPDCKWAFYDESKSGTKKWCSMNANSETGRACGTISKVRRYREKRKTE; translated from the coding sequence ATGAACAATCAAGCAGAAGTCACACATATTCTTTCTTATTTAAACACGTGGGAAATCCCTAACAAAGAACGAATTCCGAGGGATCACCTACTTACTCATCAAGATGTAACCGATTATGCATATGACACTATTGGGATGAAAAGGAATACAGATGATTTTAAGGATGTTATTCAATTACGTGATGAGTTAAGAGAGATGATTGATTCAAAAAATGTGGATAGTCTTAATAAATGGGTACAAAAAAGAGAGATTCATTTCCATGTTACGACGAAAGATACAAAACCGTATTATGACTTATCGTTTTGCTCAAATGAAGACAGTCTTGTAAATAATATGATTATTTACATGCTAGTTGTAATTCGAAACGGTGTATTTCATCGAATCAAAATATGTCCCGATTGTAAGTGGGCCTTCTATGACGAATCAAAGAGTGGCACAAAAAAATGGTGTAGCATGAATGCAAACAGTGAAACGGGTAGGGCGTGTGGAACGATCTCAAAAGTTAGGAGGTACAGAGAAAAGAGAAAGACTGAATAA
- a CDS encoding MFS transporter, whose product MSVKSFNLTIKTILVSAFFLNLAGFAVMSFLAVYLSNILAFTAVQTGTVLSFLLIFSKGLPLVTGALADKYGYKLMMEIGLIIRGGGMGILAFSQSFPVISIGAILIGIGAAFYEPSSRGFFSIATIGNERKKAFTYLNLSLNGGAIVGPLLGGLLLLFNPQYPFLISAVIFFIMYFVQLFIIPPQNQMAMKHISSLEVFTSILKNKRFIIYCSSMVFFWFMYAQLTGSLPLHMYNLSNSESLVTTVITVNALTGLLFMILFRDLFIRVETFKLLKSGIMIMSIALFMISFFPSSYWLLLCVVFFTVGETLVLPSSDIAISEFTNGKFQGAYFGFFELSFAIGATFGSYAGTVLLSHYPNSPLPWLIYLGAGMFGYLLLITVIHLPQQNYSH is encoded by the coding sequence TTGAGTGTTAAATCATTCAATCTAACAATCAAAACGATTTTAGTATCCGCTTTCTTTTTGAACCTTGCTGGCTTTGCGGTAATGTCTTTTTTAGCCGTCTATTTATCAAACATTCTCGCATTTACAGCTGTACAAACAGGAACCGTACTTTCATTTCTATTGATCTTTTCTAAAGGGCTACCATTAGTTACTGGAGCATTAGCTGATAAATATGGGTATAAACTTATGATGGAAATTGGCCTTATCATTAGAGGGGGAGGAATGGGAATTTTAGCATTTTCACAATCCTTTCCTGTTATTTCAATCGGAGCAATCTTAATTGGGATTGGAGCTGCTTTTTATGAACCTTCATCAAGAGGTTTTTTCTCTATTGCAACAATAGGTAATGAACGAAAGAAGGCCTTCACCTATTTGAACTTGTCCTTAAATGGAGGGGCTATCGTTGGTCCATTACTCGGAGGTTTACTGCTATTATTTAATCCTCAATATCCATTTCTTATTAGTGCAGTAATCTTTTTTATCATGTACTTCGTGCAACTCTTTATCATTCCACCGCAAAATCAAATGGCTATGAAACACATTTCGTCACTTGAAGTTTTTACAAGCATACTCAAGAATAAGAGATTCATCATTTATTGTAGTTCAATGGTATTCTTTTGGTTTATGTATGCACAGCTAACGGGCTCTTTACCGCTACACATGTATAACCTCTCTAACAGCGAGAGCCTCGTTACTACAGTCATTACAGTCAATGCATTAACTGGTCTACTATTCATGATTTTATTTCGAGATTTGTTCATAAGAGTAGAGACATTTAAACTACTTAAGAGTGGAATAATGATTATGAGCATTGCCTTATTTATGATTAGCTTCTTTCCATCAAGCTATTGGCTTTTGCTCTGTGTGGTCTTTTTTACCGTTGGAGAAACTCTTGTTCTTCCTTCATCCGATATAGCAATCTCTGAATTTACAAACGGAAAGTTCCAAGGAGCTTATTTCGGTTTTTTTGAGCTATCATTTGCAATAGGTGCCACTTTTGGTTCCTACGCTGGTACTGTTTTGTTAAGTCATTACCCAAACAGTCCACTACCATGGCTTATATACCTCGGTGCTGGAATGTTCGGCTATTTGTTATTAATAACGGTTATTCATTTGCCTCAGCAAAACTATTCACATTAA
- a CDS encoding catalase family protein, protein MGYERVLSKFEAVPSDEVSLIEQMEVILKGKMEKTYVKGNTKRDAHPKHLAILNAEFTVEPNLPPELKVGVFKKGNTYPAVIRVSNASGNVQSDEKPDFRGFAIKLTGVQGEKSQETDKETQDFVLMSNPTMPLGTVKLFHDAVYYSIKYSPLVLLLKMMVTGNSKILKQLKNGRKNHTSPLDIRYWSTTPYLFGNDRAVKYSLVPTSNYKSTLPTQLTDSYLTDNMEKHLKEKEATFDFMVQLYKDDHTTPIEDAGVEWKAEEAPFIKVATLKIPKQTFRRAERDELSEQLSFSPDHTLLEHRPIGGINRARSEIYRNLSKFRHDRDNRAMMEPSGPIDE, encoded by the coding sequence ATGGGATATGAAAGGGTATTATCAAAGTTTGAAGCTGTACCGAGTGATGAAGTGTCACTAATTGAACAAATGGAAGTTATATTGAAAGGGAAGATGGAAAAGACATATGTAAAAGGTAATACAAAAAGGGATGCACATCCAAAACATCTTGCGATCTTAAACGCGGAGTTCACAGTTGAGCCCAATCTACCTCCTGAACTTAAAGTGGGTGTATTTAAAAAAGGAAATACATATCCAGCTGTCATACGAGTGTCCAATGCAAGTGGGAATGTTCAGTCAGACGAGAAACCAGATTTTAGAGGATTTGCAATTAAGTTAACAGGCGTTCAAGGAGAAAAATCACAAGAGACAGATAAAGAAACACAAGATTTTGTATTAATGAGCAATCCAACTATGCCACTAGGTACGGTAAAGCTATTCCATGATGCAGTATACTATAGCATTAAATATTCACCACTCGTCCTATTGCTTAAAATGATGGTGACTGGAAACAGTAAAATTCTAAAACAATTGAAGAATGGGAGAAAGAACCATACATCTCCACTAGATATTCGATATTGGAGTACAACACCATATTTATTTGGAAATGATCGAGCAGTCAAATACTCGTTAGTTCCAACTTCTAACTATAAAAGCACGTTACCTACTCAGTTAACAGACAGTTATTTAACGGATAATATGGAGAAGCATTTGAAAGAAAAAGAAGCGACCTTTGATTTTATGGTTCAACTGTATAAAGATGATCATACGACACCGATTGAAGACGCTGGTGTAGAGTGGAAAGCAGAAGAAGCACCATTTATTAAAGTTGCGACACTAAAAATTCCAAAACAAACATTTAGAAGAGCTGAACGAGATGAGTTATCTGAACAATTATCTTTCTCTCCAGATCATACGTTATTAGAACACCGACCTATAGGTGGCATTAATCGAGCGAGATCAGAGATATATCGTAATTTGTCAAAATTCAGACATGATAGAGATAACAGAGCAATGATGGAACCATCAGGTCCTATTGATGAATAA
- a CDS encoding acyltransferase family protein has translation MQNDRVRGVFVISKETTNKKSRDPFFDNARFILVFLVVFGHLLSPFRNESEILHIVSNFISIFRMPALILMSGYFSKSFYKKGFIHKIIAKTLVPYFIFEIVYSYYNFVLYDYESLTFTFFTPTMGMWFLFSMFCWNVMLFVFTKIKYSILVSFLLGIGIGLFDDAGSYLSLSRTFVFFPFFLIGYYLKADHFNWIKQRSGKIVSIGLIIGCIVSLILIDPVVMRKFLLGKYSFDAIGYTPVFGMFYRVIIYMVMICGILAFLPWVPKKQTSFTHLGQRTAYVFILHFFFIKYVATLDWYLDGGMWNLLIIPFFTVVISFVLSSNYVVNLTKPLIEGSVFSFVMNKWDFFGSFKPQKPFRYISTLLRTIFR, from the coding sequence ATGCAGAATGATAGAGTAAGAGGTGTATTTGTTATCAGCAAAGAAACTACGAACAAGAAGAGCAGAGATCCTTTTTTTGATAATGCAAGATTTATATTAGTTTTTCTAGTTGTATTTGGTCACTTATTGAGTCCTTTTAGAAATGAAAGTGAAATTCTTCACATAGTTTCCAATTTTATCAGTATATTTAGAATGCCTGCACTTATTCTTATGTCAGGTTATTTTTCTAAAAGCTTTTATAAGAAAGGATTCATTCATAAAATTATAGCGAAAACATTAGTACCATATTTTATTTTTGAAATTGTCTATTCATATTACAATTTCGTATTATATGATTATGAATCATTAACGTTCACATTCTTTACTCCTACAATGGGAATGTGGTTTTTATTCAGCATGTTTTGTTGGAATGTCATGTTATTCGTTTTCACCAAAATTAAATATTCAATTTTGGTGAGTTTCTTATTGGGAATCGGAATTGGTCTGTTCGATGATGCCGGATCATATTTAAGTCTTTCAAGAACATTTGTATTTTTTCCATTCTTTTTGATAGGTTATTATTTGAAAGCAGATCATTTTAATTGGATAAAACAAAGATCAGGGAAAATAGTTTCTATTGGTTTGATCATTGGTTGTATCGTTAGCTTAATACTGATAGATCCAGTTGTAATGAGAAAGTTCTTGTTAGGAAAGTATTCATTTGATGCGATTGGTTATACTCCTGTGTTTGGTATGTTTTATAGAGTAATAATTTATATGGTTATGATATGTGGAATCCTTGCTTTCTTACCGTGGGTTCCAAAAAAACAGACGTCCTTTACTCATTTAGGTCAACGAACAGCTTATGTGTTTATTTTGCATTTCTTTTTTATTAAATACGTAGCAACATTGGATTGGTATCTCGATGGAGGTATGTGGAATTTATTGATTATTCCTTTCTTTACCGTGGTTATTTCGTTTGTTTTAAGTTCAAATTATGTCGTTAATCTCACAAAACCGTTAATTGAGGGTAGCGTATTTTCATTTGTAATGAACAAATGGGACTTTTTCGGTTCTTTCAAACCTCAGAAACCATTCCGATACATTTCGACTCTATTACGGACCATATTTAGATAA
- a CDS encoding DUF2812 domain-containing protein, with protein sequence MKKFIWIDNWYIEEQAAWLSHMALQGWKLTKIGMFFATFEHCEPKQMTYRFDIYQLTSQSKIKWIESYEKSGWEHVGSRGAVQIFREKDNVETHEVLSDGEQLVRTVSLLKKDIMLRWLLILIQSIVVVVMMFVMLTGPVHIFLNDSLIAVVGVLFIMSLILFNMTLGLIHVSKLLKKVKSGYIFERKVNYKRKKKWKIVEVLIISVTLVIGLLLFLDKSIFAMPQAWLISIPEQELPIVYLKDTIDESKYIEIINNEGRGGFFTEKSSLLVPHYDQIIQRVEVPNVTWSDNRGTYTPVIFSEGYQARNVWVAKMLMNAVKKEYITDNYFFEYDEDSEFDELVINRRPSNIGFVARKGRFVYQVKYSGMEPIERIIELTLEKVPSE encoded by the coding sequence ATGAAGAAATTTATATGGATTGATAATTGGTATATTGAGGAACAAGCAGCTTGGTTGTCTCATATGGCGTTACAGGGATGGAAATTAACAAAGATAGGTATGTTCTTCGCAACGTTTGAACATTGTGAACCAAAGCAAATGACTTATCGATTTGATATTTATCAGTTAACTAGTCAATCGAAGATAAAATGGATAGAGTCTTATGAAAAATCAGGTTGGGAGCATGTTGGTTCTCGTGGTGCGGTTCAAATATTTAGAGAAAAAGATAATGTAGAAACTCATGAAGTTCTTTCAGACGGTGAACAATTAGTAAGAACAGTATCCTTATTAAAAAAGGACATCATGTTAAGATGGTTACTCATTCTAATTCAATCGATTGTTGTGGTCGTGATGATGTTCGTAATGTTAACTGGGCCTGTACATATTTTTTTAAACGATAGTTTGATAGCTGTAGTAGGGGTACTATTTATAATGAGTCTTATCCTCTTTAATATGACTCTTGGCTTAATTCATGTATCAAAGTTATTAAAGAAAGTAAAATCAGGATATATATTCGAACGTAAGGTTAACTATAAAAGAAAAAAGAAATGGAAAATAGTAGAGGTTCTAATTATTAGCGTAACACTTGTAATAGGGTTGCTTCTTTTTTTAGACAAATCAATCTTTGCTATGCCACAGGCATGGTTAATTTCGATTCCTGAACAAGAACTGCCAATTGTTTATCTAAAAGATACTATTGATGAATCAAAGTACATTGAAATTATTAATAATGAAGGTAGAGGTGGTTTTTTTACGGAGAAGTCGAGCTTATTAGTCCCTCATTATGATCAAATAATTCAACGAGTAGAAGTACCAAATGTAACTTGGTCTGATAATAGAGGCACATATACACCTGTCATTTTTTCCGAAGGCTATCAAGCTAGAAATGTATGGGTAGCTAAAATGTTAATGAACGCAGTAAAGAAAGAATATATTACTGACAATTATTTTTTTGAATATGATGAAGATAGTGAGTTTGACGAGTTAGTAATTAATAGACGACCATCGAATATTGGTTTTGTTGCTAGAAAGGGAAGGTTTGTATATCAGGTTAAATATTCAGGGATGGAGCCGATTGAACGTATAATAGAACTGACGTTAGAGAAAGTTCCGAGTGAATAA
- a CDS encoding GNAT family N-acetyltransferase has product MNVQLEIITRENWEEALALKVKQEQQNFVPTVAVSLAKVYVKPDGDNVEYIPFAIICHEQMIGFIMCAYIEDTTNMYWINGFIIDEQFQGRGYGNVALSEMANWIVNRFPKCEEIRLTVCPDNYMAKNLYKQFGFLATDQILGGEEMWYLPIKR; this is encoded by the coding sequence ATGAACGTACAATTAGAAATCATTACGAGAGAAAATTGGGAGGAAGCACTTGCTCTTAAAGTTAAACAAGAGCAACAGAATTTCGTTCCAACAGTAGCAGTATCATTAGCTAAAGTATATGTGAAACCTGATGGTGACAATGTTGAATATATTCCTTTTGCGATCATTTGTCATGAGCAAATGATAGGATTTATAATGTGTGCTTACATAGAAGATACGACAAATATGTATTGGATCAATGGGTTTATCATTGATGAACAGTTTCAAGGGAGAGGTTACGGAAATGTTGCGTTATCTGAGATGGCAAATTGGATTGTAAATCGTTTTCCAAAATGTGAAGAGATTAGGTTGACTGTTTGTCCAGATAATTATATGGCAAAGAACCTATATAAACAATTTGGATTTCTTGCAACTGACCAAATATTAGGAGGGGAAGAAATGTGGTATCTTCCTATTAAAAGATAA
- the arcA gene encoding arginine deiminase: MKYPVHITSEIGELKTVILHRPGKEVENLTPEYLKRLLFDDIPFLPAIQKEHDYFANALRNRGVEVLYLTTLMEEALNSNEIREKFVDQILTESKSNINGAWKNLRAYLLSGSTKELVEKVMSGVLKTDIPSEKKIHLYELMSDHYPFYLDPMPNLYFTRDPAAAIGNGVSINRMQERARKRESIFMDYIMNYHPRFANHQIPKWFTRDNRFAMEGGDQLVLSKDTLAIGVSARTSPQAIEQLAIQLFKYQDQFTKVLVVEIPKSRAFMHLDTVFTMVDHNKFTIHPAIQGPDGNMRIFTLEKGEQENRVKITEGNNFSEALKAVLNLDEIILIPCGGGDPIASAREQWNDGSNTLAISPGVVITYDRNYVSNEVLRNHGIEVIEVQSSELSRGRGGPRCMSMPIYREDI, encoded by the coding sequence ATGAAATATCCAGTACATATTACTTCAGAAATTGGAGAGCTAAAAACAGTTATTCTTCACCGACCTGGAAAAGAAGTTGAGAATTTGACACCAGAATATTTGAAGCGATTATTGTTTGATGATATTCCATTTCTACCTGCTATTCAAAAAGAGCATGATTACTTTGCTAATGCGCTTAGAAATCGTGGGGTTGAAGTATTGTACTTGACCACACTAATGGAAGAGGCATTAAATTCAAATGAAATTCGTGAAAAGTTTGTCGATCAAATCCTTACTGAAAGTAAATCAAATATTAATGGAGCTTGGAAAAATCTACGAGCGTACTTACTATCAGGTTCAACAAAGGAACTCGTTGAAAAAGTGATGTCTGGTGTCTTAAAAACAGACATTCCATCTGAGAAGAAAATTCACTTATACGAGCTAATGTCTGATCATTATCCATTTTACCTTGATCCGATGCCAAACTTATATTTTACTAGAGACCCTGCTGCTGCAATTGGAAATGGGGTTTCTATAAATAGAATGCAAGAAAGAGCTAGAAAAAGAGAATCAATTTTCATGGATTATATTATGAATTACCATCCACGATTCGCGAATCATCAAATACCAAAATGGTTCACACGTGATAATCGGTTTGCAATGGAAGGCGGCGATCAACTTGTATTAAGTAAAGATACATTAGCGATCGGAGTAAGTGCACGTACTTCCCCTCAAGCGATTGAACAACTCGCTATTCAATTATTTAAATATCAAGATCAGTTTACAAAGGTTTTAGTTGTGGAAATTCCTAAGTCACGTGCATTTATGCATCTAGATACTGTGTTTACTATGGTTGATCATAATAAATTCACGATTCATCCAGCTATTCAAGGTCCTGATGGTAATATGAGAATCTTCACATTAGAAAAAGGTGAACAAGAAAACCGCGTTAAAATAACAGAGGGAAATAACTTCTCTGAAGCATTAAAAGCTGTTTTAAACTTAGACGAAATAATCTTAATACCTTGTGGTGGTGGAGATCCTATCGCATCAGCAAGGGAACAATGGAATGATGGCTCAAATACTCTCGCTATTTCTCCTGGTGTTGTCATTACTTATGACCGTAACTACGTTTCAAACGAAGTGTTACGAAATCATGGGATTGAAGTAATTGAGGTGCAAAGCTCTGAGCTATCAAGAGGTCGAGGTGGTCCTCGCTGTATGAGTATGCCAATTTACCGAGAAGACATTTAA